The following proteins are encoded in a genomic region of Brachypodium distachyon strain Bd21 chromosome 1, Brachypodium_distachyon_v3.0, whole genome shotgun sequence:
- the LOC100841811 gene encoding ankyrin repeat and SAM domain-containing protein 6 produces the protein MADLHPPEPDTNGGGGGASAAAVVVPIGDPMAEAMAAAAAAPPYSKRQRRPSVRLGDIGVQPTATAAASDLAPLPRRHRKPSSSSHPRPPRRAHPDDALDPAAAHRRGPKPGQRRPRTAWTAAPSGADGYDGDEGHYYDDADHSDSAAAAGRARVSGSREASVDESDGVADWGIPNGRLPGATCYGGVKAWLDGLGLSRYAPVFEIHEVDDEVLPLLTLEDLKDMGIGAVGSRRKMFAAIQKLRSSDNVS, from the coding sequence ATGGCCGATCTCCACCCGCCGGAGCCCGACACCaacggcgggggcggaggcgcATCCGCGGCCGCGGTGGTGGTGCCCATCGGGGACCCCATGGCCGAGGCgatggctgcggcggcggccgcgccgccctaCTCCAagcgccagcgccgccccAGCGTCCGCCTCGGCGACATCGGCGTCCagcccaccgccaccgccgccgcctccgacctCGCCCcgctcccgcgccgccaccgcaagccgtcctcctcctcccacccgcgcccgccgcgccgcgcccaccCGGACGACGCCctcgaccccgccgccgcccaccgccgcggccccaAGCCCGGCCAGCGCCGCCCGCGCACCGCCTGGACGGCCGCGCCCTCCGGGGCCGACGGctacgacggcgacgaggggCATTACTACGACGACGCCGACCACTccgactccgccgccgccgccggaaggGCTAGGGTTTCCGGCAGCCGCGAGGCCAGCGTCGACGAGTCGGACGGCGTCGCCGACTGGGGCATCCCCAACGGCCGCCTCCCCGGGGCCACCTGCTACGGCGGCGTCAAGGCCTGGCTGGATGGGCTCGGCCTTTCCCGGTACGCCCCCGTCTTCGAGATCCACGAGGTGGACGACGAAGTGCTCCCGCTCCTGACCCTGGAGGACCTCAAGGATATGGGCATCGGCGCCGTTGGGTCCAGGAGGAAGATGTTTGCTGCCATCCAGAAGCTCCGAAGCAGCGACAATGTCTCGTGA
- the LOC100837453 gene encoding carbonyl reductase [NADPH] 2, with translation MAYAKRVLLASNGGDGGVSRGIATGLAKHGCRLVLLGDEGALAATAEEVRRFGGAGAAAVVGLDLEACDEAAAGAAVDRAWRCFDDGLDALVNCYSFQGEVQDCLSVTEDEYSKTIKANVMTPWFLIKAIAKRFRDAGSGGSIVCLTQIIGAERGLYPGAAAYGTSLGAVHQLVRLSAMELGKHKIRVNAVCRGLHLRDKFPVSVGEEKAERETGEVMPLRRWLDPEKDLASTVLYLVGDESRFMTGTTIFVDGAQSIVRPRMRSFM, from the exons ATGGCGTACGCGAAGCGGGTGCTGCTCGCCTCTAacggtggcgacggcggcgtctcGCGGGGGATCGCCACCGGCCTCGCCAAGCACGGATGCAG GCTGGTTCTGTTGGGCGACGAGGGCGCCCTGGCtgcgacggcggaggaggtcaGGCGGTTTGGGggagcgggcgcggcggcggtggtggggcTGGATCTCGAGGCCTGCGacgaggcggccgccggcgcggcggtggaCAGGGCCTGGCGCTGCTTCGACGACGGCCTCGACGCCCTCGTCAACTGCTACTCCTTCCAGG GGGAAGTGCAGGATTGCCTCAGCGTGACTGAAGACGAGTAcagcaagaccatcaaggccAATGTGATGACACCATGGTTCCTCATCAAGGCGATCGCCAAGCGGTTCCGGGACGCAGGATCCGGTGGCTCCATCGTATGCTTGACGCAGATCATCGGCGCCGAGAGAGGGCTGTATCCTGGGGCTGCAGCATACGGCACGAGTCTAGGCGCCGTTCACCAGCTCGTCAGA CTGTCGGCGATGGAGCTCGGCAAGCACAAGATCAGGGTGAACGCGGTGTGCCGCGGCCTGCACCTGCGGGACAAGTTCCCCGTCTCGGtgggggaggagaaggccgagaGGGAGACCGGGGAGGTGATGCCGCTGCGGCGGTGGCTCGACCCGGAGAAAGACCTGGCGTCCACGGTGCTGTACCTGGTCGGCGACGAGTCCCGCTTCATGACCGGCACCACCATCTTCGTCGACGGCGCGCAGTCCATCGTCCGCCCGCGCATGCGTTCCTTCATGTGA